AAGAGATATAAGTCATAATGAGTTTGAAAAAATGATGGGGAGTAGGAGTTACAAGAGGGTTAGAGGTGCTTTAAGACAGAAGTAATATAAGTTAATAGATACAATACGTGTAAATAAAATATTTTTATGTTAAAACAAATTAAATTTTATTTATCTATAATTTACATAAATTCTATTATATGTATTATTGTAAGAGAATTTGTATTACGATTTTCGTTGATATGACTGTGATTCAGGGTTTAAAATAGTTTTTAGAGGAGTTTACAAATTGTTAAAAATTATTTTAATAGGGGGACATACATATGAAAAAAATTTATAAACAATTAGGGATTGTATTTGTAATGGCTTTTGCCATTATGATAGGATGCCTTAGTAATAATGTTTTTGCTGCAGATCAATATACGGGTAATTTAATACCTAAAATGACAAGCAACACTGTTCCAGAGGGAAGGTGTTTTTCTAATGGATATGAAGATGGATCTAGTTACTATGAGTATTTAGCGTTTGATAAATCAGATAAAGATGAGTGCTCAATTTGGGCATCAGCCACGCTAGGTAGCGGATATTTAGGGTATGAATTTACTAGCCCAACAATTATTAATAAATATACCATTACTTCAAGAAATAATAATTATGCATTTACTCAATCACCTATTAATTGGACGTTTGAAGGTAGTAATGATGGTCAAAAATGGACAACGTTGGATAATAGAACAGGTATATCAGATTGGAAAGTATGTGAAAAAAAAGAGTTTACTTTTAACAATGATATTGCATATAAAATGTATAGAATAAATATTAGCTATATAGGAGCAGGAAGTACCGATAGGCCTTCAATTGGTGAACTTGAAATGATGCAAAAATTATCATCTTCAACGAGCATAACGATGGATAAAACTACAGATAGTTTACAAGTAGGAAAAACAGATACTTTAACAGCAACAATAACTCCAGACAATGCAACAAACAAAAATGTAGCTTGGAAGTCAAGTGACGAATCAATAGCAACAGTAGATCAAACAGGTAAAGTTACAGCAGTGAAAGAAGGAACAGCTACAATAACAGCAACAACAACTGATGGTAGTAATCTGAGTGCCTCATGTGTTGTTACTGTAACACCACAAGGTACAACACCAACTAATCCAACAGATAATACTGGCAATGCTATTTTAAATTTAACTATGACTAATGGTAATATAAAATCATATACAGTAAGCATGAGTAAAGTAAATGATTTTATTAGTTGGTATAATAACAGGTCTGCAGGTAGTAATGGAAGCCCATATTATGCGTTTGATAAGACAGATAATTTGCAACCTTTCAGTAAGAAAACTGAATATGTTGTATTTGATAAAATATCATCCTTTGAAGTGGATGAATATACAAAACAATGATAACTAAGAAGCCTTTAAATGGGCTTCTTTTTTATATATAGTGAAATAGGAAGGTGGTGAGTTCATGGCAAAGTCAAAATGGAATACTGTAAAAGATAAACTGGTATTAGTTGAAGGCTGGGCCAGAGATGGACTCACCGATGAACAAATAGCTCATAATTTGGGTATAAGTATCCAAACATTCTACACATATAAGAAACAGCATATTGAGTTTTTTGAGGCCTTAAAAAAGGGAAAGGAAGTAGTTGACTTTGAAGTTGAAAATGCATTATTAAAAAGGGCGCTAGGCTATGAATATGAGGAAGTTACTAAAGAAAGAATGGTAAGAAAAGATGAAAAAGGTAAAGTGCTTACAGATATTCACGGCTTTCCTACTTATGAAATGGTAGTTACAAAAACGGTTAAAAAAGTTGCGACTCCTGATACTACAGCTCAAATATTCTGGCTGAAAAACAGAAAACCTAAAGAATGGAAAGATAAGCAGGATATAGAGCACTCTGGCAGTATAGGCGTTAAAAAGCTTGAAGATTTCTTTTAATTTGTAAATTGATAAATAGATATATAAAGGAGTGATAATTATATGGCAATTTCAGATGCACAAAGAGATAAATTAAATGGAATGTCTCCAACTTGTAGGGACGTAAAGCTAGGTACAGAGATACAAAATATAGGTAAGAGAGTGGCAGTAACACAAGCAAATAGTGCTGCAGTAGATGTAACAGGATTGGTAGAAGATTTTAACGCATTGTTAGCAAAACTAAAGGCAGCAGGATTAATGGCTAGTTCATAGACACCTTAAAAGGGTGTTTTTTTTATTTTATAGGATGGTGATGCCATGCTAAGTTGCCAAGAAATAATCCAAAAGCGTAAGGAGCTGTGGGAGGCAAATAAAGACAGTGAACTTGATAGAGAGTATACCTGGGCAGTAGCAGACAAGTTATGTAGTCCGTCATGTGAAGGAATCAGGCAGGAAATTAAGGACCATCCAGAACGCTTAATTGAAATGTGCTTTTCTGTAGTTAATAAGGAATTACAGACGGTACCGTTTTTCCTAAATGATGTACAGCAGAAGCTAAGTGAGAAGCTCAATGAAGCTATAGAAGATTATAAACAGGGTAAGAGACATCATCTTAAATTCTTAGTTCTTAAAGGGAGACAGCAAGGTTTTACTACATTCATAACAGCGTATCAGCTTAGTAAGACTATTACCAACCGGAACTTTACAGGTATGACAGTAGCAGATTCAGCAGACAACACTGCAACTATATTCGAGGATAAGGCAAAATTCCCTTACTCCTTATTGCCTCCGTTATTGCAGCCACAGGAGAAATATAATACCAGACAGGAGCTTCACTTTTCTCAACTTAACAGCAAATGGAGGATAGCTACAGCAGGAAATAAGCAGATAGGACGTTCAAAGACCATAAATTTTTTCCATGCTTCTGAAGCTGCTTTTTTCGATAGTATTCAGTCTATTATGGGAGGTTTAGGCCAGGCACTAACTAAAGATAGTATTCAAATACTAGAGAGTACGGCCAATGGATTTAATGAATACCGTACTTTATGGTCAGAAGGTGAACAGAAAGAAAACAATTGGGAGCCCTTATTTTTCGAGTGGTGGAAGACAAGCGAATATAGACTAACTTTTGAAACTAAAGAGGCAGAGGAAACCTTTAAGAATAGAGTTTTAAATCCTTCTACAAAGTTTGAACATAAGCTTAAATGGTTACTGCAAGATAAAAAGCTGGATTGGAAACAATTATACTGGTATTCAGCCAAGCAAAAAGACCTAAAAGAACTGTTAGATCAGGAATATCCATGTACACCTTTAGAGGCTTTCTTATCGAGTGGAATACCTGTCTTTGATGTAGAAAAAGTGCTTAAAAGAAGAGATTATTTGATCCAGGAATGCAAGGTAAATCCCCCTAAACGTTACAGCATATCTTACAAATATGTAAACCAGATGATTGTAGATAGCAGTATTAAGATTAATGAGAATGTAAATGGCGAACTTATAATCTATGAACATCCTAAGCAGGGTTATCCTTATGTTTTGGGAGCAGATACTGCAGAAGGTGGTGAGGATTATTGTGTTGGCCAAGTTTTAGATAACACTACGGGTAAACAAGTTGCTAAATGGCGTGGAAGAGCAGATACCGATATATTTGCAAAGCAGTTATATTGTCTAGGCAAGTATTATAACAATGCTTTAATAGGCGTAGAAATGAATTTTGACCTACATCCAGTAAAGGAACTTGAAAGGCTTAATTACCCAAACCAATATATGCGAGAAACTATGGACCAATTAAGTGGTAAGTTAGAAAAAAGATATGGATTTAATACTAATAAAGCCACAAGGCCTGTTATTATAGGGGATTTAGTAGAGGTTGTAAGAGAGGAAACACATCTTATAAATGATGTTGAAACCTTATCAGAATTAATAGTATTTCAGAAGATAGATGGTAAGGCACAGGCAGCAGAAGGAGAACATGATGATTGTGTTATGTCTCTTGCTATAGCACATAAAATAAGGGATCAGATGATTACAAAAATTAAACTGCCTAAAAAAGAACAAACATTGATGGAAAAGGATTTTGAAAGACGTGTAAAATCACTAAAAAGAATAAGAAAGGGGACTTTATAATGGCGCAAATAGAGATAACAAAGAATCAGTATAATACAATTTGTGATACTTACGGTTGTAGTAATATAGGTACTATGGTAATAGGAAAACCTGGAGAAAATATGGGCCAAAGAGTAATTATGTGTGATGAATGTCTCCAGAACATCATTAATGCAGCTCCATTAGATATGATTTTAAATAGGCCAGAATTAAACGAGCACTTTGAAAGTGAAGAAATTAATCTTGATGACCAAAAACACACACCAACCAAAGATTATAGTGAAATGAAATTTAATGAATTAAAAGAAATTGCAAGTAGTAAAGGTATTACAGTGCCTTTTGGGACTTCTAAAGACGATCTAGTAAAGCTAATAGAGGATAAAAGCTAATGATTATTTATATATTTTTAATGGCAATTATCATTCTCCTTATAATTTATATTATGTACCTGCAAAAGTTGCATTGTGATGAAATTAAAACATTATACAACAAATTAGGTATAGAAACAGAGACAATTAAAGAGAGTGTTAAACCTTCTAAGGTTAAAAATCATATCAAGAAAAAGATGATAGAAATGGAGCACAGCAAAGGGGGTGAATAACTTATGCCCGGAATACTTGGGAATATTAAGACTATTATAAATGGATTTTTCGACAGTAAGCAGTCTAAGCAGCCAAATGTAATAGACTCAGAACCTATTGTTGGGGACGTTCAAGATTACATATACAAAGAACAGCTTGTATCCTTTGTAAAAGAAGAATTCGACAGGAGGCAGGAAGAAAGAACGCCGTATGAACTTAGGTGGAGGCTTACTCAAAACTTTATTCAAGGAAACCAATACTGCGATATAAACGAAGTTTCTAATACGATATTCCAGCAGGAAAAGCTGTACTTTTGGCAGCAAAGAGAAGTGTATAACCATATAGCAGCTATAGTAGAAACTAGGCTAAGCAAATTAGGCAGATTAAAGCCGTCTATGACGGTAAGGCCAATGACTTCGGATAATGAAGATATAAGTACCGCTAAGGTATGCAAAGCTATAGTGGACAGCACATATCAAAGTCAGAAGATGGAACAAAAAATTAGTGAAGCTAATTCATGGTCAGAGATATGTGGAAGTGCATTTTATAAAGATGTGTGGAATAGCCAGGGTGGACAACTTATCGGGTATATAGATGATGAAGAAGGAAACAAGCAGCCTATATATGAAGGTGATATTGAATGTTTGGTTGTACCAGCCTATGAAATATTTCCAGATAGTTGCTTAAATGATGGTATAGATAGATGTAAAAGTATAATTCATGCCAAAGCATTTACAGTGGACGAAATAGAGGAAATATGGAACGTAAAAGTAGCTGGAACGGACATAGATGTATATAGTTTAGGAACTACAAGGGTAGGAGTTGGTGGACTAGGATATAATGCTACAGTACCTACCGCAGCCATAACAACTAAACCAGATTCACAAATAGTAATGGAGTATTACGAATTGCCTTCTAAGATATATCCAGATGGTAGGCTAATAATAACTACGAGGGACGAACTTTTATATTATGGTACTTGCCCTTATAAGGTAGGCGAAAATGGTAAGATAGCATTACCTTTTGTACGTCAACAGTGCGTGAAGGATGCTGGAAATTTCTTTTCAATATCTGTTGCAGAGAGGTGCTTGCCTATACAGCGTGCTTATAATGCAGTTAAAAACAGGAAACATGAGTATTTAAATAGATTAGCAATAGGAGTAATGACCTATGAGGATGGAACTCTGGCAGATGAAGAAAGTCTTGAAGAAGACGGACTTGCACCAGGGACAATAATACCTAGAAAACCAGG
The genomic region above belongs to Clostridium sp. AWRP and contains:
- a CDS encoding head fiber protein; this encodes MAISDAQRDKLNGMSPTCRDVKLGTEIQNIGKRVAVTQANSAAVDVTGLVEDFNALLAKLKAAGLMASS
- a CDS encoding Ig-like domain-containing protein, which codes for MKKIYKQLGIVFVMAFAIMIGCLSNNVFAADQYTGNLIPKMTSNTVPEGRCFSNGYEDGSSYYEYLAFDKSDKDECSIWASATLGSGYLGYEFTSPTIINKYTITSRNNNYAFTQSPINWTFEGSNDGQKWTTLDNRTGISDWKVCEKKEFTFNNDIAYKMYRINISYIGAGSTDRPSIGELEMMQKLSSSTSITMDKTTDSLQVGKTDTLTATITPDNATNKNVAWKSSDESIATVDQTGKVTAVKEGTATITATTTDGSNLSASCVVTVTPQGTTPTNPTDNTGNAILNLTMTNGNIKSYTVSMSKVNDFISWYNNRSAGSNGSPYYAFDKTDNLQPFSKKTEYVVFDKISSFEVDEYTKQ
- a CDS encoding transposase, with translation MAKSKWNTVKDKLVLVEGWARDGLTDEQIAHNLGISIQTFYTYKKQHIEFFEALKKGKEVVDFEVENALLKRALGYEYEEVTKERMVRKDEKGKVLTDIHGFPTYEMVVTKTVKKVATPDTTAQIFWLKNRKPKEWKDKQDIEHSGSIGVKKLEDFF